The DNA segment GCGTCTACTGGAAAGACGGCATGAAGCTCGGCTATCAGGACGTAGGTTCCTGGACGCTGATGAAATCGACACCGGAAGACCGCGCCAAGGCCGCATGGCTCTATGCGCAGTTCGTGACCTCGAAAACCGTTGATGTGAAGAAGAGCCATGTCGGCCTGACGCTCATCCGCGAATCCTCGATCCGCCATGAAAGCTTCACCAAGCGTGCGCCTGAACTCGGCGGTCTGATCGAGTTCTACCGTTCGCCGGCCCGCGTCCAATGGTCGCCAACCGGCACCAACGTTCCGGACTATCCGAAGCTGGCGCAATTGTGGTGGCAGGCTGTGGGTGATGCCGCAGCTGGCAACAAGACACCGCAGGAAGCCATGGATTCGCTGTGCGCCGAGCAGGAAAAGGTGCTTCAGCGCCTTGAGCGCGCCGGTGTCCAGGGCGATATCGGTCCGAAGCTCGCCGAAGAGCACGATCTCGAATACTGGAACAAGGATGCCGTTTCCAAGGGCAATCTCGCACCCCAGCTGAAGATCGAGAACGAAAAAGAAAAGCCGGTTACCATCAACTATGACGAACTGGTCAAGAGCTGGCAGTAACAAGCGAGCAAACCGGCGCCGGGTCATTCCGGCGCCGGAGCGCGCTTTCAGCACCCGTTGAAAATGAAACCGCCCGGAGAGATGATTTCCGGGCGGTTTTCGTTTGTTAAAGTGTGGTGTGCGGCGGTTAGAAACGTGTCTGGCGCTTCACTGCATTGATCGCTGTGTGAAAGATGATCTTCATGTCCAGGAACAGCGAGAAATTCCGGATATAATCGGCATCGCAGATGATCTGGCGGATCGCCATCCAGTGCTGGCCGGCCGGGCCAGTGAGGCCGCGCGTTTGCGCCAGTCCGGTCAACCCCGGCCGCATCAGGTTGCGGTCTTCATATCCCCGCACGAGGCCGTCATAGCTGCGCCCAGCAGCCATCATGTCGGGAACATGCGGGCGGGGGCCGATCAGCGAGAGGTCGCCTAAGAGCACGTTCCACAATCGCGGCAATACGGCGAGACGGGTCCTTGTCAGGAAGCGTCCCAGCGGCGTGAACGGAGGATCGAGGGTATCCGTCGTCTTGCAGCGGAATGTCAAAAGTTCGAACGGAGCGCCGTCGAGGCCCGTGTGCAGCTGCCGGACGAAAACCGGACCTCTGCTGTCCAGCTTGATGAGGACGGCAATGGCTGTCAGGGCGGGAGAAAGCACGATCAGCCCCAGAAGTGCGCTGGTGGCATCGATGGTTCGTTTGATTGCAAATTGAACAGGCAGGTTCGGGACCCGGACCGGGGTGAGGTAAAATTGGCTGCCGTCCGCGTGGGATTGCTCGCCGCGAAGCGTCGCGGCGCTTGCGGTCAGCGGGCCGCTGTCCACTGGGCGGATCAGCGCTGTTGGTTGCGGCAATGTTTTTTCCGTCATGATTTTACATCTCGTCGGCTTTGGACAAGCAATCCGTTGTCGCGTCGATCGTTCTCAATGAAGAATTCGCGGCAGAGGCGGATTGCTGTCGTACAGAGCGCCGAATGCAGCTGATGATGCGTCAGATGCTTTCGGGACTGTTCCGTCTTGGGCGCGATATCGTCCATTTTAACGATTTGTTAAAGAATAGCCTCTTTGCGAAAGCCTCGCGAATCCAATCCGTTGCCGTGGTTAATATGCGGCGGGCCGGAATTGCCCGGCCGGGCTTCCAACGAGCTTGATGTTTGCGGGCGGATTGCCGGTTTTAAGGTGCCGGAGTGCCCGGTTCTGTCAGGGGAAGGCCGCCTTTGCTTTCGCCGGCCATCATGCCGTCTATCATCGGCAGGCCATCCGTACCGGTGAGCGGAAACCATTTGCTCCGGTCGAAGAACAGGTCTCCCGGCACGTTGCGGTTCGGCTTGCTGATCTGATTGGCAAGGAAATTGTAGCGCGGGATTTCGCCGAATTCCCGTTTGAGCTGGATGCGGCTGCCGAAATTGCTGACATCGAAGGGTTCTAGCGCCTGGATTTTGGCAATGATCTCTTCCGGGTTTCCCCAGCGAACCTGATGCAGGAAGATGTTGGCGGCTTTCCCGGCGAGATCGGCGACTTTAGCCGTGTCGGCTGTGTTTTCGATATTCAGTTTGACGCGAAAGGAGGTGACGCGGTTTTCCCCGTCGCCCTTGATCAGGATGAAAAGTGACGATTGCACGGTTTGAGCGGCGCCTTCCGCCGGAAGGTCTATCGACGAGGAGCATTCCCAATTTTCATTGTTGGCGCGGCTGCTCGTCCACTCCAGTTGGCCAAAACCGCCGTCTCGCAACTGCTCGCACAGGGTGCCTGGATCGCTCTGGATCAGGCGGATGAAGCGCTGCTCTGCGGTCTTCAGATTGGCAAAGGCGTAGACCGGCAGGACCATGCGCGCCGGCGGCAGCCGTATGCCGCGGCTGTGCTTGATCGTCACTTTTTGTGGCGGCGGGGCGGGCTTGATGATCAGGCCGGGATAGCCGAGATAGGTCAGCAGCAGATCGAGATTGCGGTGATTGTTGGCAAGCAGGACCGTCGCCAGAATGCCGGCAAAGACCAGCCCGACCGCAGCCAGGAAGAAAATTTTTCCGGACCGGTTTTTTCGCGGCACGTTCATGGCGAGACCTGAAACGCGCAGGTTTCACCAGTCCTAGACATCATCGATCCGCATGCCCTAGCCATCCGGCGCTTCCCGCTACCCTGGCGATAGGTATTGTCGAGAAAAAACAGACATATCAAGGTATAAAAATGACGGAGGCCTCACCATCGCGTGACGCTCGGGAGTTTGTCGCAGGAAAAAGCCGACTTCATGCGGATTCATCCCGGTATGGCCACCGGTAACCTGCGCAGGCATCGTGACTTCAGTTCTGCTTTTTACTGCAGAGCGGTTGCCCGGCTGGCCGATGTTTCGCCGCCGAAGATGATCACCGCAAACAGCAGGACGCCGGCGAACGTGATCAGCGATGCGATGGCGACAACGGGCTCCATCTCCGGGTATCCGGTCAGCATGAGGTAGAGTGCCGGCACCATCAGGGCGACCCCAGCGGTATAGACCAGATATTGGATCATCGCGATCCGCCGTAGGGCCTTGGCAGGGTTCAGCGCGTGATATCCGCCAAAGATCGCCATGGTCACCCAGCCGAGCAGATTGGCATGGGCATGGGCGCCGATGGCGCTGTGATCCTGCGAGATGGCCATGTTCAGGCCCATAGCGATGCCGATGATCAGGAAAATGATGGCCGTGCGGAAATAGAGCGTTGCGATGCGTGGCATTGTGTCTTCCCCCGAAGTGTAACCCGTGGAATATTAGCATTCCCTCCAGCTCTGCGCGAGAAGCCAAATTTCGCCATTTCAAAACCGCGACGGGTTCGTCAACTTCCCTCGTCGGGAATGTTGAGGACATGGCCGCAGGCCTTGCAATGCACCGCGTCGGCGTCGTGGCGCTGAAGCCCGCATTGCGGGCAGGGGAAGACGACCTTGTGCGGCCGCACGATCGCCTGCGCCAGCCGCACGAACAGCGAAATGCCGAAAATCATCGTGATGATCGAGGTCAGCTTGCCAAGCGTTCCGGGCAGGGTGATGTCGCCGAAGCCGGTTGTCGTGATGGTGGCGACGGTAAAATAGAGCGCATCGACGAAGCCCTCGATGCCCGCCGCCTGATGATAGAAGAACGCGGTGTAGACAAAACCGGTGACGAGGAACAGGAAGGTGACGAAGTTGATGCAGGCGCGGACCACTTCTTCCCATTCGCCGTACCCTGCCCGTTTGATCAGCAGCGTGAACACCTTGCTCTGGCCCAGCGACCAGATGCGCAGGGCGCGCAGGAAGGCGAAGTTGGAAAACTGCGCGGGAAAAAGCAGGGTTGCAAGGATGGCAATATCCACCCAGGTCATCGGCCGGGTCAGCCAGCGCCGGAAGCTCGAGGCGATCAGCGCCCGGGCGCCAAGCTCGAAGGCGATCAGGGCGGCGATGGCATAGTCGATGATGAGAAAGGTGCTGCCGGCGGCGAAATAGGGGCCGACGAGGAAGAAGATGATAATGGCGAGATCGATGATCGCCATGGTGATCTGGAACCGGATGGCCCGCAGACTGGTGCCCAGATAGAGCATGCGCAGCCAGGCGCGTACACCCTGCAAAACCGGTTGTTCGGGTTCATCAATCTTTGCGTGCTTCGTCATGAAATTGAGATAGGCTGGTGCGCCGGAGCGGTCAATGCTGCGCATGCGGGACGCAGGCATTGTTCGCCGCAATGGCCTTCGAATTCGCGGGCGTTTTGACCGTCGCAGGAACGGCTGGAATCCGGCAGACGAAGATTACATTAAGTTCACTTTATTTAGCTGTTGCAGGATGTATATCGTTGGAGAAATCACAGTCTGCAATGCCCCACCAGGTGCTCCATGTCCGATCCAGCCGATAGAAACGATGAGCCCGGCGGCGCTCAGGTCCTTGTTCAGCGGGTGTGGCTTCAGGGCCGGCTGCTGACGGCGATTGCCACGATCCTCATCCTTGCCCTTGCGGGCTACGCGATCTTCCACCTGACAAGTGAAGTCCGCTACGAAGACGTGATGTCGGCGCTGGACAAGACCAGCGCCACGGCCATTGCGCTGGCGATCGGTTTCACCGGCTTGAGCTTCTTCGCGCTGACCTTCTACGATGTCGGGGCGTTGATCTATCTGAAGAAGAAATTGCCCTATGCGGATGTGGCGCTGACGGCGGCGGCGGCCTATGCCGTCGGGAATACTGCGGGTTTCGGGCCGCTCAGCGGCGGCGCCATCCGTTACCGCGCCTATTCGCGGCTGGGGTTGAAGCCTGAGGAAATCGGCGGCATCATCGCCTTTGTCACGCTTGCCTTCGGGCTGGGGCTGGCAAGCGTCGCAGCACTCAGCCTGTTGATGATCGCTCCGGAAGTGGCGCCGCTGGTCGGCATGAGTTCATCTGCGCTGCGCGCCATCGCGATTTTGATCCTCGCCGTTCTTGCCGCGCTGATGGTGGCGGGACGGGACAATCGCACCCTGCAACTGGGGCAATTTTCGCTGCGGGTTCCCGATTCGCGCACGGCGTCCCGCCAGTTTCTCGTCACCGTCTTCGATCTCGCCGCCTCGGCCTCCGTCCTTTACGTGCTGTTGCCCGATAACGTCATCGGCTGGCCGGCCTTTCTGGCCATCTATGCGGTGGCTGTCGGGCTTGGCGTACTCAGCCATGTGCCGGCCGGCCTTGGCGTGTTCGAGACCGTCATCGTTGCAGCGCTTGGCCAGGCCGTCGATGTCGATACGGTTCTGGGTGCGCTCGTCCTTTACCGCCTGATCTACCATGTCCTGCCGCTGCTTCTCGCCGTCATCTTCGTCATCGGTGCCGAATTGCGCAGCCTCTACCGCAAGCCGATGGCTTCCAGCCTTCGCCGGGTTGCGGGGCGGCTGACGCCGTTGCTGCTTGCCACGCTGGCGCTGATCCTGGCCGCCATGCTGGTGTTTTCCAGCGTCACGCCGACGCCGGACGGCAACCTGGCCTTCCTGTCGGATTACGTGCCGTTGCCGATCATCGAAGGCACGCATTTCCTGGCAAGCCTGCTTGGCCTCGTTCTCGTCATTGTCGCGCGCGGACTTGCGCGGCGGCTGGACAGCGCCTGGTGGGCGGCACTTGTGGTTGCCGTCATTGCCCTGCTGTTTTCGCTCCTCAAGGCGGTCGCGCTGATCGAGGCCAGCCTTCTGGCCTTCTTGATCGTCAGCCTGCTGGCCACGCACCGCCTGTTCGACCGGCCGGCAAACCTGTCGAACGAACGGCTGACGCTGCCTTGGCTGACGGCGATGCTGGCGCTCTGCGCCTTCGCCGTGATCGTGCTGTTGTTCGTCTATCGCGACGTCGAATACAGCAATACGCTCTGGTGGCAGTTCGAACTGT comes from the Pararhizobium qamdonense genome and includes:
- a CDS encoding sugar transferase, with amino-acid sequence MTEKTLPQPTALIRPVDSGPLTASAATLRGEQSHADGSQFYLTPVRVPNLPVQFAIKRTIDATSALLGLIVLSPALTAIAVLIKLDSRGPVFVRQLHTGLDGAPFELLTFRCKTTDTLDPPFTPLGRFLTRTRLAVLPRLWNVLLGDLSLIGPRPHVPDMMAAGRSYDGLVRGYEDRNLMRPGLTGLAQTRGLTGPAGQHWMAIRQIICDADYIRNFSLFLDMKIIFHTAINAVKRQTRF
- a CDS encoding ion channel, translating into MTKHAKIDEPEQPVLQGVRAWLRMLYLGTSLRAIRFQITMAIIDLAIIIFFLVGPYFAAGSTFLIIDYAIAALIAFELGARALIASSFRRWLTRPMTWVDIAILATLLFPAQFSNFAFLRALRIWSLGQSKVFTLLIKRAGYGEWEEVVRACINFVTFLFLVTGFVYTAFFYHQAAGIEGFVDALYFTVATITTTGFGDITLPGTLGKLTSIITMIFGISLFVRLAQAIVRPHKVVFPCPQCGLQRHDADAVHCKACGHVLNIPDEGS
- the mprF gene encoding bifunctional lysylphosphatidylglycerol flippase/synthetase MprF — its product is MSDPADRNDEPGGAQVLVQRVWLQGRLLTAIATILILALAGYAIFHLTSEVRYEDVMSALDKTSATAIALAIGFTGLSFFALTFYDVGALIYLKKKLPYADVALTAAAAYAVGNTAGFGPLSGGAIRYRAYSRLGLKPEEIGGIIAFVTLAFGLGLASVAALSLLMIAPEVAPLVGMSSSALRAIAILILAVLAALMVAGRDNRTLQLGQFSLRVPDSRTASRQFLVTVFDLAASASVLYVLLPDNVIGWPAFLAIYAVAVGLGVLSHVPAGLGVFETVIVAALGQAVDVDTVLGALVLYRLIYHVLPLLLAVIFVIGAELRSLYRKPMASSLRRVAGRLTPLLLATLALILAAMLVFSSVTPTPDGNLAFLSDYVPLPIIEGTHFLASLLGLVLVIVARGLARRLDSAWWAALVVAVIALLFSLLKAVALIEASLLAFLIVSLLATHRLFDRPANLSNERLTLPWLTAMLALCAFAVIVLLFVYRDVEYSNTLWWQFELSEEAPRGLRAVLGLTIFSGAAALWSLLRPAKGPREASSMADIDRAIAIARAQDMSDANLVRMGDKSLMFSTDGRAFIMYGRQARSWIALFDPVGPRDAWPDLIWQFIEEARSCGCRPVFYQVSPAGLSYYADAGLRAFRLGELATADLTTFELKGGKWATLRQTVSRAQRDGLEFAVVEPDGIPAIMGDLVAVSDAWLEHHRAKEKGFSLGAFNASYIAAQPVGILRLNGKIVAFANILVTDVCEEGTIDLMRFLPDAPKGSMDFLFVSLMEYLRDKGFKRFNLGMAPLAGLSGRRSSPVWDKVGRTVFEHGERFYNFKGLKAFKSKFHPHWQPRYMAAGGGINPVLALMDATFLIGGGVKGIVKK
- a CDS encoding heme-copper oxidase family protein; protein product: MPRIATLYFRTAIIFLIIGIAMGLNMAISQDHSAIGAHAHANLLGWVTMAIFGGYHALNPAKALRRIAMIQYLVYTAGVALMVPALYLMLTGYPEMEPVVAIASLITFAGVLLFAVIIFGGETSASRATALQ
- a CDS encoding DUF6030 family protein, encoding MNVPRKNRSGKIFFLAAVGLVFAGILATVLLANNHRNLDLLLTYLGYPGLIIKPAPPPQKVTIKHSRGIRLPPARMVLPVYAFANLKTAEQRFIRLIQSDPGTLCEQLRDGGFGQLEWTSSRANNENWECSSSIDLPAEGAAQTVQSSLFILIKGDGENRVTSFRVKLNIENTADTAKVADLAGKAANIFLHQVRWGNPEEIIAKIQALEPFDVSNFGSRIQLKREFGEIPRYNFLANQISKPNRNVPGDLFFDRSKWFPLTGTDGLPMIDGMMAGESKGGLPLTEPGTPAP